One window from the genome of Gadus macrocephalus chromosome 7, ASM3116895v1 encodes:
- the LOC132461878 gene encoding uncharacterized protein LOC132461878 isoform X2, translated as MNQIEERLAEAVRKYEHLYDTSLKGHKDAKMAKNSWAEIATNLGLSVPDCIKKWRSLRDQFVRIRRKMTSSSGDAGGHKKVLALNTSLSWLGPHIKHRETSSNDDVKELTSEGRDNGGPLELLSPSVSPIDDRQSSTSSSPLESRSSSPAPSNSSTSVTSTQLTTLPPASTPPVSMSPQLPTFLSPVSKTEPSPLCRTGRKRQREQQEDDNFTQKLDQLEESMLLMHRRLERPEDEISRFGQTICDMLRKVPEDDQGDAMQAVYNLLYGFRKRPCCILKMNQIEERIAEEVRNYEHLYDTSLRGYKDAQKANNSWKEIAENVGLSVPECIKRWRSLRDKFVRIQRKMTSSSGDAGGQHKVPALSFLSWLGPHIKHRETSSNYDVKGRDNGGPLELLAPIDDCQSSPSSSPVESRSSSPAPSNSSMSTPLSTFPSPRRRQLLSPARDGNFTQEIGQAGKEQVADSKEAGKA; from the exons ATGAATCAAATCGAAGAACGCCTCGCAGAAGCAGTCCGAAAATATGAACACCTATATGACACCTCGTTGAAAGGCCATAAGGACGCCAAAATGGCAAAGAATTCCTGGGCAGAAATAGCAACGAATTTAGGCTTGTCTGTCCCTGACTGCATTAAAAAATGGAGGTCGCTGAGGGACCAATTCGTTCGTATTCGACGAAAGATGACCAGCAGCAGTGGGGATGCAGGCGGTCATAAAAAGGTCCTCGCGCTCAACACTTCACTCTCCTGGCTGGGACCCCACATAAAGCATCGGGAGACGTCATCAAACGACGATGTGAAG GAACTTACCTCAGAAGGAAGAGACAATGGAGGCCCATTGGAGCTATTGTCGCCCAGTGTATCACCAATTGATGACCGCCAGTCATCCACCTCATCTTCCCCCCTGGAATCCAGATCATCCTCCCCTGCACCATCAAATTCATCTACATCAGTAACGTCCACTCAGCTAACCACTCTCCCACCTGCATCCACTCCTCCAGTCTCCATGTCACCTCAGCTGCCCACCTTCCTATCTCCAGTCTCCAAGACAGAGCCATCTCCTCTGTGCCGCACGGGACGGAAAAGGCAaagggagcagcaggaggacgaCAATTTTACACAGAAATTGGACCAGTTGGAAGAGAGCATGTTGCTGATGCACAGGAGGCTGGAGAGGCCTGAGGATGAAATCTCGCGATTCGGACAGACGATTTGTGACATGCTGAGGAAAGTGCCTGAAGACGACCAGGGCGACGCAATGCAAGCAGTATACAATCTGCTGTATGGATTCCGCAAGCGTCCTTGTTGTATTTTGAAAATGAATCAAATCGAAGAACGCATCGCGGAAGAAGTCCGAAATTATGAACACCTATATGACACCTCGTTGAGGGGCTATAAGGACGCCCAAAAGGCAAATAATTCCTGGAAGGAAATAGCAGAGAATGTAGGCTTGTCTGTCCCTGAATGCATTAAAAGATGGAGGTCGCTGAGGGACAAATTCGTTCGTATTCAACGAAAGATGACCAGCAGCAGTGGGGATGCAGGCGGTCAACATAAGGTCCCGGcgctctcttttctctcctggCTGGGACCCCACATAAAGCATCGGGAGACGTCATCAAACTACGATGTGAAG GGGAGAGATAATGGAGGACCATTGGAGCTATTGGCTCCCATTGATGACTGCCAGTCATCCCCCTCATCTTCCCCCGTGGAATCCAGATCATCCTCCCCTGCACCATCAAATTCATCTATGTCCACTCCGCTTTCCACCTTCCCATCTCCAAGACGGCGCCAACTCCTCAGTCCCGCACGGGACGGAAATTTTACTCAAGAAATTGGACAAGCTGGAAAAGAGCAGGTTGCTGATTCAAAGGAGGCTGGAAAGGCCTGA
- the LOC132461878 gene encoding uncharacterized protein LOC132461878 isoform X1, with the protein MNQIEERLAEAVRKYEHLYDTSLKGHKDAKMAKNSWAEIATNLGLSVPDCIKKWRSLRDQFVRIRRKMTSSSGDAGGHKKVLALNTSLSWLGPHIKHRETSSNDDVKELTSEGRDNGGPLELLSPSVSPIDDRQSSTSSSPLESRSSSPAPSNSSTSVTSTQLTTLPPASTPPVSMSPQLPTFLSPVSKTEPSPLCRTGRKRQREQQEDDNFTQKLDQLEESMLLMHRRLERPEDEISRFGQTICDMLRKVPEDDQGDAMQAVYNLLYGFRKRPCCILKMNQIEERIAEEVRNYEHLYDTSLRGYKDAQKANNSWKEIAENVGLSVPECIKRWRSLRDKFVRIQRKMTSSSGDAGGQHKVPALSFLSWLGPHIKHRETSSNYDVKDHTSQGRDNGGPLELLAPIDDCQSSPSSSPVESRSSSPAPSNSSMSTPLSTFPSPRRRQLLSPARDGNFTQEIGQAGKEQVADSKEAGKA; encoded by the exons ATGAATCAAATCGAAGAACGCCTCGCAGAAGCAGTCCGAAAATATGAACACCTATATGACACCTCGTTGAAAGGCCATAAGGACGCCAAAATGGCAAAGAATTCCTGGGCAGAAATAGCAACGAATTTAGGCTTGTCTGTCCCTGACTGCATTAAAAAATGGAGGTCGCTGAGGGACCAATTCGTTCGTATTCGACGAAAGATGACCAGCAGCAGTGGGGATGCAGGCGGTCATAAAAAGGTCCTCGCGCTCAACACTTCACTCTCCTGGCTGGGACCCCACATAAAGCATCGGGAGACGTCATCAAACGACGATGTGAAG GAACTTACCTCAGAAGGAAGAGACAATGGAGGCCCATTGGAGCTATTGTCGCCCAGTGTATCACCAATTGATGACCGCCAGTCATCCACCTCATCTTCCCCCCTGGAATCCAGATCATCCTCCCCTGCACCATCAAATTCATCTACATCAGTAACGTCCACTCAGCTAACCACTCTCCCACCTGCATCCACTCCTCCAGTCTCCATGTCACCTCAGCTGCCCACCTTCCTATCTCCAGTCTCCAAGACAGAGCCATCTCCTCTGTGCCGCACGGGACGGAAAAGGCAaagggagcagcaggaggacgaCAATTTTACACAGAAATTGGACCAGTTGGAAGAGAGCATGTTGCTGATGCACAGGAGGCTGGAGAGGCCTGAGGATGAAATCTCGCGATTCGGACAGACGATTTGTGACATGCTGAGGAAAGTGCCTGAAGACGACCAGGGCGACGCAATGCAAGCAGTATACAATCTGCTGTATGGATTCCGCAAGCGTCCTTGTTGTATTTTGAAAATGAATCAAATCGAAGAACGCATCGCGGAAGAAGTCCGAAATTATGAACACCTATATGACACCTCGTTGAGGGGCTATAAGGACGCCCAAAAGGCAAATAATTCCTGGAAGGAAATAGCAGAGAATGTAGGCTTGTCTGTCCCTGAATGCATTAAAAGATGGAGGTCGCTGAGGGACAAATTCGTTCGTATTCAACGAAAGATGACCAGCAGCAGTGGGGATGCAGGCGGTCAACATAAGGTCCCGGcgctctcttttctctcctggCTGGGACCCCACATAAAGCATCGGGAGACGTCATCAAACTACGATGTGAAG GATCATACCTCACAGGGGAGAGATAATGGAGGACCATTGGAGCTATTGGCTCCCATTGATGACTGCCAGTCATCCCCCTCATCTTCCCCCGTGGAATCCAGATCATCCTCCCCTGCACCATCAAATTCATCTATGTCCACTCCGCTTTCCACCTTCCCATCTCCAAGACGGCGCCAACTCCTCAGTCCCGCACGGGACGGAAATTTTACTCAAGAAATTGGACAAGCTGGAAAAGAGCAGGTTGCTGATTCAAAGGAGGCTGGAAAGGCCTGA